The region ATGCCGAGCCTGCGCCTCGGCGAGGCTCGGAGCGGCGATGTGATACGTGATCGTGATCGCCGTGTACCGCTCCGGGATCTCTTCCCGCCGCTCGCCGGCGACCTCGACCCGCAGCGAGCGCAGGTCCGCGCGCTTCTTCTTGAGGATCACCACGACGTCGCTGCCCGAGCAGGCGGCAAGCGCGAGGAGCAGGTTCTCCATGGGACCGGGCCCCGCCACGTTGTCGCCATCCAGCGTGATCGGCGCCTTCCCCGCCCCCTCGCCCCGGAACACGAGGTCGTGCTCCCAAGTCAGCTGCACCCGCTTGGTCTCGGCCATCAACGGCTCCCGGCGCCGCGAGTCGCGAGGCCTATCAGGAAGCGGTGGCGGTCGAGGCGGTCCAGAGCGTGGTACTCGAGCAGCCAGTTGAACGACGGCCGGAAGCGGAGCTCGAAGCCCATCACGATCGTCGGCCAGGTCTTCTCCGCCCCGCCCTCAGCCTTGAAGTACCCGATGCCCATCCCGACGTACGGGATGGCATCCGCCTGGTCCGGCTGGAAGCGATAGACGACCTCGAGGGCGAGGTGATCGGTGGTGGTCCTCCCGGCCCCGAACTCGAACGACGGCCGGAGGCGTACCATGGGGGACCAGAGCTCCGCGACGTCGAAGGTCGCTCCGAGGACGAGCGACCCGCCGCCCCTGACATCGGCGCCCGCGCGCGTGGAGAACCCGAGGAGGTCGAACCGGACCCCCGCGCCGCTCGACGGCGCGGCGCCGGCCGGCGGCTGGAACTCCTGGGCTCCGGCCGCTTGCGACGCGAGCGCAAGCGGAATGGCGAACCGGGCGAGCCGGACGGATCTGGTCATGCGAGATCTCCTCAGGAAGGCGATGCGTGACGGACCGCCAGGCGGCCGTAGTCGGCGATGGCGTAGAGCGCCATCGCGGCGGTGGCCCACGCCAGCGGCTCCAAGTACGGCGAACCCATCAGCCAGGCGAACAGGGTCAGGCTCTGGCCGGTGGTCACCATTTTGCCGCCGGCGCGCGCCGGGACGGTGAACGGCCGGCGCAGGGCGACGCTCGCCAGATACCCGAACGGCGCCAGAATGTCCCGCAGCAGCACGCCGGCGACCTCGAGCGGGGTGAGCCCGCCCGATAGGGCCAGCATCCCGAAGGCGGTGATCATGAACACCTTGTCCGTCACCGGATCGAGCGCTGCGCCGAGCTTCGACGGGCCCAGCCTGCGCGCGAGCCATCCGTCCAGGAGGTCGCTAGCCGCGGCGGCCGCGAGGACCAAGACCCGCACTTCCATCCGGCCGAACAGGGCGAACGCGACCGCCAGCGGCACTCGCGCGAGGGACACGAGGTTCGCGGCCGTAAGTGCCCTGCCGGCTTGGCCTTGCCGCTCTCCGGCGGGCGGGCTAACTTCTCGCATCGTATGGACCTCTCACTCCTCAAGCAGGCGGCCATCTTCGCGGACCTCGACGAGGGCGAGCTCGCGCGCGTGGCCGAGGTGTGCAAGGAGCAGAAGTTTCTTAGTGCGAAGACGATTTTCAAAGAGGGCGAGCCGAGCAACCGCCTCTACATAATCGCCGACGGCGACGTCCGGATCAGCCGGATCATCCCCGGCAGCGGCGAGGAGGCGCTCGCGGTCCTGAAGAAGGGGACCTGCTTCGGCGAGATGGGCATCTTCGACCAGTCCGAGCGCTCGACGGACGCCATCGCCAACACGGACTGCACCCTCCTCACGATCACCCGCTCCGACTTCGAGCTGCTGCTCGACTTCAACCGCGACATCGCCTACAAGGTGCTGTGGGCCGTGGTCCGGATGCTCTCGTCCCGGTTGCGCGCGACCAACGACAACCTGAGGTCGTTCCTCGCGATGTCGATGTTCTAGGTCGCCGGCGCGGCGACCTTGAAGCGCGCGTCCAGGGCCACCACCCGGTCCGGGAACGCCACCAGCGGGTTGACGTCCATCTCGACGATCGCTTCGTGGTCGCCGACCATCTGGGACACGCGCTGCACCATCTCCTCGAGCTGGACCAGGTCCACCGACGTCTCGCCCCGCACGCCTTCCAGCAGCGGGTAGCCCCGGATACTTCGCACCATCTCTCTCGCGTCAAGGTCGGTGACCGGATGCACGCGGAAGGTGACGTCCTTCAGGACCTCCACGAACAAGCCGCCCAGTCCGAACATCAGGAGGGGACCGGCCTTGACGTCGCGCGTGGAGCCGATGATCGTCTCGCGCCCGCCGGCGACCATCTTCTGGACGAGCACCGCCTCGACCTCGACGCCGGCCCGCTCCCGCACCCGCTCCCGCATGCGGACGTATCCGCTGCGCACCTCGGCCTCGCTCGCGATGCCGACGACGACGCCGCCCACGTCGCTCTTGTGGATGATCGCCTGACTCACTGCCTTGAGGACCACGGGGAAACCCATCGCCGCCGCTTCGCGCGCCGCCTCGTCCGCCGAACGCACTACCTTCCATGGCGCCGTCGGGATGCCGTACGCGTCGAGCATCGCGAGCGACTCGCCTTCGGTGAGTTTCTCTCGGCCCGCGCGCAGCGCCCCATCGATGATCGCGGTTGCGCCGTCCCGGTCCGCAGGGAAGTTCTGCACCGTGCCTTCGGGTCGCTCGAGCCACAGCCGATAGCGGTTCAGCGCGGCGAGGGCGCGCACCGCCGACTCTGGGAATACGTACCCGGGGATGCCGGCGTCCACGAGCTCTTTCAGCCCCGCCGGCACGCCGTTCCGCCCCAGCAGCACGGCGATCACCGGGATCTCCTTGCGGGTGGCCGCCGCCTCGCGGATCGCCACCGCGACGTCGCGCGCCTGGATGCCGAGCGGCGGGATCAGCGACGCGATGACGGCGTCGACGTTCGGGTCCTGAAGTACCAGCGTGATCACGGCGCGATAGGTGTCCGCCTTCGCGGAGGCGATGAGGTCAACCGGATTGCGGACCGTCGCCTCGTCGGGGACGCGCTCCCGGATGGCCCGCTGCGTCTCCGGCGAGAGCTCCACGACGCGCAGGCCCTGCGATTCGCACGCATCCGCGAGGATGATGGCCGGGCCGCCGGCGTTGCTGATGATCGCCACGCGATCGCCCTTGGGCATCGGCAGGCGTGGGAAGGCCATGGCGTAGTCGAACAGTTCCTCGACGGTCTGGGCGCGGATCACGCCGGATTGGTGCATCAGCACATCGGCCGCCAAGTCGGTGCCGGCCAGCGCCGCCGTATGCGACGACGCAGCCCGTGCTCCGGCCGCGGTGCGGCCCGCCTTCACGACGAAGATCGGCTTCTTGCGGGTCAGTGACTTCGCGATCCGGAAGAACCGCTTCGGGTTGCCGAAGCTCTCGAGGTACATGAGGATCGCGCCGACGTTCGGGTCGTCGGCCCAGTACTCGAGGAGGTCGTTGCCCGAGACGTCCGGCTTGTTGCCGACCGAGACGAACTGATGGACGCCGATGCCGAGCTCCTCGCCGTAGTCGAGGATGCTCTGGCCCATGGCGCCCGACTGGCTCACGATCGCCACGGAGCCGTGGGGTGGCATGGATGGCGCGAAGGTCGCAAGCATCGATACCGCGGGGTCGGTATTCAGCACTCCCATGCAGTTGGGCCCCACCATCCGCATCCCGTATCGCTTCACGATCTCCACCAGCTTCTGCTCTCGCGCGACCCCCTCACCGCCGACTTCGGCGAAGCCCGCGGTGATCACCACCAGTCCTTTCACGCCCTTCCGGCCGCACTCCTCCGCGACGTCGAGCACGAACTGTTTGCGCACCACGATGATCGCCAGGTCCACCGGGTCCGGGATGGCGCCGACCGAGGGGTAGGCCCTGATGGAATGGATCGAAGTGGCGTTGGGATTGACCGGGTAGACGGGCCCGTGGAAGCCCCAGCGCACCAGGTTGTCGAGAATCTGGAAGCCGATCGTGTCCGGCTGGCGTGATGCGCCGATGACCGCGATGGATCCCGGCTTGAGGATGGCGTCGAGCACGGGGTGAACGTAGCAGGGGGAGTGGGGAGTGGTACGTTCGGCACGCACTCGGCGGCGGACGAGCGAAACGTAGACCTTCGAGACGTCGACGAGCGCGATCACCGCACTATGCGCAGCAGTCCCGCGTCGGCGCTCCCGCGGATGAAGCTCTCCGCGTCGGTGGCCGGGATGGCGATGCCGGTGAGCTGTGACGCGCGCTGCGCCGCCCCGGCTAGGTACTCATCGATGGGCCGGCCGGCGAAGGTCGCATCGGCGTCGCGCATGCAGAGGACGATCTCCTCCCAGGTGCCGATGTAGGACGTGCCGTCGGGCGTCGCTATGCGATGGACCTCACCGGAGCGCGTGCGCTTGCGCATCTCCTGCAGCTCGGTGAGGAGGGTGCCGAAGAGCTCGAGCTGCGCCGGATCGCGCGAGCCGGTGCCGTCCGGGCCCGCCGCCTCGATCTCGGCTAGCAGCAGCTCGGTCGCGTCCGCCTCGCCGGCCAGGTCCGCCAACCGCACCAGCCAAGGACGCAGCTCAGGGTCGTCGTCGGGCAACCGGTAGATGGTCTTCTTGAGCTCGATGACCCTCCAGATGCCGAGCTCGTCCCAGTGTTCCTCCGGGTCGGACTTCTCGAACTCCGCCAGCGCTTCTTCCGACTGCCCCCGGTCATACAGCAGGTTCGCCAAGTAGACCCGCGCTTCCGAGTGGTCCGGATCGATCTCGAGCGCGCGCCGAAGCCAGCGGATCGAGTCCTTTTCCTGCGAGAGCCGGTGCGCCGCGTATCCGACGCAGGCGGAGGCCTCGGCGCTCTCCGCGTGGGCCCGGAGCGCCACGTCGAAGAAGCGACGCGCGTGATCGAGGTAACCGTCGCGGAAGAGCGCGCGACCCATCTGGAGTACGATGTCGAGGTCCTCGCCGAATCCCAGGGCGAGCACCCGATCGAAGCACGCGAGCCCCGACCTCCCTTCGCCCAGCTTGAGCAGCACCTCACCCATCCCCGCCAACGCGTCCTCGTGGTCCGGCTCGAGCGACAGCGCCGCGGCGAAGGTGCGCCGCGCCCAGGCATACTCCTCCCGCGCGAGGCGGGCGTAGCCCATCCCCACGTGGAGCTCGACGGCTTCGGGATAGATCAACAGACCTTCGCGGAGCACTTCGATCGCCTGGTCGTATTGCCCTTCGTTGTACAGCTGGTGCGCGCGTTCATCGAACTCGTCAGAGCTCCAGAACGGATCGGGCATCAGGAGGGGCTCCCGGGGAGGGTCGGCATATCATAAGGACTAACTGTCGCTGGGGCAAGAGGTTGCCTCACCGCCAAGAGTCCGCGCCTCGGCACGTCTGCCGGTCTCAAGGGTTCTTCTGCGTCGCCTTTCCCCACTTCTTGAGCAGGCGGGCGAGCGAATCCTGCTCGCGGGGGCTGAGCGTGCCCGCCGCCTCGGCCATGCGCGCTGCGTGCGAGGGGAAATGCAGGTCGAGGAGCGCCTCCCCTTTGGGCGTCAGGTGCGCGAGCACGACGCGGCGGTCCTCGGTCGAACGCTGGCGCCTCAGGTACCCGGCGCGCTCGAGCTGGTCCGCGACGTAGGTGATGTTGCCGCTCGTCACGAGGAGCTTCTCGCCGATGGAACACAGAGGGAGCGCTCCCCGGTGATAGAGCACCTCGAGCACGGCGAACTGCGCTTGAGTGAGGCCGTAACGGTGGATGTCGCGCGCCGAGACCCGGCTGACCGAAGCCGCGCACCGTGCCAGTGCCACCCACAGGTTCAGGGCGCGATCGGCAGCGCCGCCGTAGGAGCGGCGCCGGCCGCCGTTGGAGGGCTTGGCTGGCCTCATTTCAAGCTCAAAGTGTGCGAACGGGAGGGATGAGTCAACGCGGCGCGCGCGCTGGGAGCCTACGGCGTCACGCGCGCGGTGAGATGGTACCCGCCGGAGCGCGCTCCGGACCCGTAGGTGCCCACCACCATGCGGTAGAGCGTGCCGGCGGAGACCGGGTAGGTGATCAGCGCGTTGTTCCCTTCTCCACTGTCGTCGTCGTGGGTCAGCTCCGTGCCGGCCGAGTCCTGAAGCATGAGGTAGGGATCGAGGTCGGTGGACGTGAGGTCGACGGTGGCGGTGCCGGCGCGCGGGGCGCGGAACTGGTAGATGTCGGCGTAACTGCCGCTCGCGGTCGCGCTGTCTCCGGACTCGAGTTGCCCTTCGCGCGCTTCGCCTTCGGAGATCGACTGCACCGTGCCCGGATCGGCGAACTCGCCCGAGACGGCGGTGAGCGAGATGCGGTACGCGCCGACCCTGGGCTGGTCGCCGTAGGTGGTGGCGAACGCGGTGTATCGGCCGGGGGCCGGAGCGCGGACGTTGATGACCGCATCGCGGCCGTTCGCGTCGTCATTGGTCGCCACGACGCGGCCGTCGGGGCCGACCAGCATGAGATAGCTGTCCACGTCGGTGGATCTCATCTCGACCCGCACCCGCTCGTTGGCCTTGAGCTCGAAGGTCCAGCGGTCCTGGTAAGGGCCGTCCCCGGAGAACTCGTCGCCCGGCTCCAGCAGCCCGTCCTTGGTCTCTCCCACGGCGATGGACAGGGAGCTACCGGGGCTCGGCGCCTCAGGCGCCGGCCACTCGCTAACCGCCAGCGTGTAATCACCGCGCGCGGTCGACCCGAAGGATGTCGTTACGATCCGGTAGCTGCCGTTTCGCGGGAGGATCGTCCTGAGGCGCGCGTTATTATCGTCGCCGGAGTCGTCGTCGGAGCCGATCAGGAAGCCGTCGGCATCACGCACGTAGAGATACGCGTCGAACGAGGACGACGTCAGGTCGATCACCAGGCGCTGGCCGCGCTTGCCTCGCAGCGTCCACACCTGATAGGGGCCCTTGTTGCCTCGCATCATCGGGTCCCCATCGGAGAGCGCGCCGCTCGCGGACGAGCCCACCTTGATGCCGTGGACGGCCGGGCCGGAACTCCGGTTGCAGGCGAGGGCGAGCACGCACAACGGAATGAGCGGGAGGAGGCGGCGCATCTGGTCCCTCGCTTTCGTTTGTTAAGGCGTGTAGCGGATCGACAACCGGTACAGCCCCGTTTCGGGGTCTTCACCGTAGCTGTTGGCGCGGATGCGATAGGACGTGCCCGCCGTCACGCGCGTCGTTATCTGGGAATCG is a window of Gemmatimonadales bacterium DNA encoding:
- a CDS encoding OsmC family protein, with the translated sequence MAETKRVQLTWEHDLVFRGEGAGKAPITLDGDNVAGPGPMENLLLALAACSGSDVVVILKKKRADLRSLRVEVAGERREEIPERYTAITITYHIAAPSLAEAQARHTIELSLEKYCSVAHSLAPDVAVRYELALQA
- a CDS encoding tetratricopeptide repeat protein codes for the protein MPDPFWSSDEFDERAHQLYNEGQYDQAIEVLREGLLIYPEAVELHVGMGYARLAREEYAWARRTFAAALSLEPDHEDALAGMGEVLLKLGEGRSGLACFDRVLALGFGEDLDIVLQMGRALFRDGYLDHARRFFDVALRAHAESAEASACVGYAAHRLSQEKDSIRWLRRALEIDPDHSEARVYLANLLYDRGQSEEALAEFEKSDPEEHWDELGIWRVIELKKTIYRLPDDDPELRPWLVRLADLAGEADATELLLAEIEAAGPDGTGSRDPAQLELFGTLLTELQEMRKRTRSGEVHRIATPDGTSYIGTWEEIVLCMRDADATFAGRPIDEYLAGAAQRASQLTGIAIPATDAESFIRGSADAGLLRIVR
- a CDS encoding MarR family transcriptional regulator, whose protein sequence is MRPAKPSNGGRRRSYGGAADRALNLWVALARCAASVSRVSARDIHRYGLTQAQFAVLEVLYHRGALPLCSIGEKLLVTSGNITYVADQLERAGYLRRQRSTEDRRVVLAHLTPKGEALLDLHFPSHAARMAEAAGTLSPREQDSLARLLKKWGKATQKNP
- a CDS encoding PPC domain-containing protein; this encodes MRRLLPLIPLCVLALACNRSSGPAVHGIKVGSSASGALSDGDPMMRGNKGPYQVWTLRGKRGQRLVIDLTSSSFDAYLYVRDADGFLIGSDDDSGDDNNARLRTILPRNGSYRIVTTSFGSTARGDYTLAVSEWPAPEAPSPGSSLSIAVGETKDGLLEPGDEFSGDGPYQDRWTFELKANERVRVEMRSTDVDSYLMLVGPDGRVVATNDDANGRDAVINVRAPAPGRYTAFATTYGDQPRVGAYRISLTAVSGEFADPGTVQSISEGEAREGQLESGDSATASGSYADIYQFRAPRAGTATVDLTSTDLDPYLMLQDSAGTELTHDDDSGEGNNALITYPVSAGTLYRMVVGTYGSGARSGGYHLTARVTP
- a CDS encoding CDP-alcohol phosphatidyltransferase family protein, translated to MSLARVPLAVAFALFGRMEVRVLVLAAAAASDLLDGWLARRLGPSKLGAALDPVTDKVFMITAFGMLALSGGLTPLEVAGVLLRDILAPFGYLASVALRRPFTVPARAGGKMVTTGQSLTLFAWLMGSPYLEPLAWATAAMALYAIADYGRLAVRHASPS
- a CDS encoding cyclic nucleotide-binding domain-containing protein, with amino-acid sequence MDLSLLKQAAIFADLDEGELARVAEVCKEQKFLSAKTIFKEGEPSNRLYIIADGDVRISRIIPGSGEEALAVLKKGTCFGEMGIFDQSERSTDAIANTDCTLLTITRSDFELLLDFNRDIAYKVLWAVVRMLSSRLRATNDNLRSFLAMSMF
- a CDS encoding acetate--CoA ligase family protein, which translates into the protein MIALVDVSKVYVSLVRRRVRAERTTPHSPCYVHPVLDAILKPGSIAVIGASRQPDTIGFQILDNLVRWGFHGPVYPVNPNATSIHSIRAYPSVGAIPDPVDLAIIVVRKQFVLDVAEECGRKGVKGLVVITAGFAEVGGEGVAREQKLVEIVKRYGMRMVGPNCMGVLNTDPAVSMLATFAPSMPPHGSVAIVSQSGAMGQSILDYGEELGIGVHQFVSVGNKPDVSGNDLLEYWADDPNVGAILMYLESFGNPKRFFRIAKSLTRKKPIFVVKAGRTAAGARAASSHTAALAGTDLAADVLMHQSGVIRAQTVEELFDYAMAFPRLPMPKGDRVAIISNAGGPAIILADACESQGLRVVELSPETQRAIRERVPDEATVRNPVDLIASAKADTYRAVITLVLQDPNVDAVIASLIPPLGIQARDVAVAIREAAATRKEIPVIAVLLGRNGVPAGLKELVDAGIPGYVFPESAVRALAALNRYRLWLERPEGTVQNFPADRDGATAIIDGALRAGREKLTEGESLAMLDAYGIPTAPWKVVRSADEAAREAAAMGFPVVLKAVSQAIIHKSDVGGVVVGIASEAEVRSGYVRMRERVRERAGVEVEAVLVQKMVAGGRETIIGSTRDVKAGPLLMFGLGGLFVEVLKDVTFRVHPVTDLDAREMVRSIRGYPLLEGVRGETSVDLVQLEEMVQRVSQMVGDHEAIVEMDVNPLVAFPDRVVALDARFKVAAPAT